The Rhododendron vialii isolate Sample 1 chromosome 8a, ASM3025357v1 genome has a window encoding:
- the LOC131298508 gene encoding uncharacterized protein LOC131298508 has product MFICKYELEIFSVRLSGGGRLEDVLSSICNRWKNLSIGRFSVSYAYEDGFCVLQNESDFENMNFLLSNCDRINAKVDENEPSSRLIVGSTIDEMDDVDEVVDDEIEYVDGMDPAEKYCKHTETRYLTEAWANLIEGVGQEFPKGVKEFRAVLAKYAIENGFMYRFMKNDLLRVTAVCVITGCEWKVHAILNRTNGAFHIKKCHNEHNCGLTYRTNKHKRVSSRLVANEIAGIVEKKPKTSPIDMQDWFTDKQEGELYGDYEGSFDRLRWYVEAARATNPRSVLRLESDPVTKEFSRLFVSFDACIKGFNYCRHFLCLDATHLKDRFKGTLLAATGKDANQCLFSIAYAICDAKNDANWSWFLGLLRSTLSTRPVTFITDRNAGLVNNIPVMFLGCHHAYCLYHLQFNLKDHFPGRFRKGFRNRLVELFNKCAYASSVSVYKAAEEDFYQFGGDKARTFIASVPKEHWSNAYFKGQRYGEMSSSAVESFNNWILKAQEMPVFYLVDELRRKIMKQMADRRVKSMKWN; this is encoded by the exons ATGTTTATTTGTAAGTATGAGTTGGAGATTTTTTCGGTGAGGTTATCGGGTGGTGGTAGGTTGGAGGATGTCTTAAGCAGCATTTGTAATAGGTGGAAGAATTTGTCGATTGGGAGGTTTTCTGTTTCATATGCTTATGAGGATGGTTTTTGTGTTCTTCAGAATGAATCTGATTTTGAGaacatgaattttttgcttAGTAATTGTGATCGCATAAATGCAAAGGTTGACGAGAATGAACCTAGTAGCCGGTTAATTGTTGGTAGTACTATTGATGAAATGGATGATGTTGATGAAGTTGTTGATGATGAGATAGAATATGTGGATGGAATGGACCCCGCAGAAAAGTATTGTAAACATACGGAGACTAGGTATTTGACTGAAGCTTGGGCTAATTTGATAGAGGGTGTCGGACAAGAGTTTCCCAAAGGTGTGAAGGAGTTCAGGGCTGTGTTGGCTAAATACGCGATTGAGAATGGCTTCATGTATCGTTTcatgaaaaatgatttacttAGGGTTACTGCTGTTTGTGTTATTACAGGGTGTGAATGGAAGGTGCATGCTATTTTAAATAGGACCAATGGTGCATTTCATATTAAGAAGTGTCATAATGAGCATAATTGTGGGTTAACATACCGAACCAATAAGCATAAGCGTGTGTCATCCCGTCTGGTTGCGAATGAGATAGCAGGGATTGTTGAGAAAAAACCCAAGACTTCTCCAATCGACATGCAGGATTGGTTTACGgacaa GCAAGAGGGGGAATTGTATGGAGATTATGAAGGTTCATTCGATAGGCTTCGGTGGTACGTTGAAGCTGCGAGGGCTACGAATCCGAGGAGCGTATTGAGGCTAGAATCTGATCCTGTAACCAAAGAGTTTTCACGGCTATTTGTGTCGTTTGATGCTTGTATCAAGGGTTTCAATTACTGTCGGCATTTTCTGTGTCTTGATGCCACCCATTTGAAAGATAGATTCAAAGGAACACTCCTTGCCGCAACAGGGAAAGATGCAAATCAAT GTTTATTTTCTATAGCTTATGCAATTTGTGATGCTAAAAATGATGCTAATTGGTCTTGGTTTCTTGGCCTTTTGAGGAGTACATTGTCCACTCGTCCTGTTACCTTTATTACTGATCGTAACGCAGGTCTTGTCAACAACATTCCTGTTATGTTTCTTGGTTGTCATCATGCATACTGTCTTTATCACCTACAGTTTAACTTGAAGGATCACTTTCCTGGTCGGTTTAGGAAAGGTTTTCGGAACAGGCTCGTAGAATTGTTTAACAAATGTGCATATGCTTCGTCGGTGTCGGTTTACAAAGCTGCGGAGGAAGATTTTTACCAATTTGGTGGGGATAAAGCTAGGACCTTTATTGCGAGTGTCCCTAAGGAGCATTGGAGTAACGCGTATTTTAAAGGTCAACGGTACGGTGAGATGAGCTCTAGTGCTGTGGAGTCGTTTAACAATTGGATTCTTAAAGCTCAGGAAATGCCTGTTTTTTATTTAGTTGATGAACTTCGTCGCAAAATTATGAAGCAAATGGCAGATAGGAGAGTAAAGTCGATGAAATGGAATTAA